Proteins encoded by one window of Cannabis sativa cultivar Pink pepper isolate KNU-18-1 chromosome 4, ASM2916894v1, whole genome shotgun sequence:
- the LOC115715242 gene encoding uncharacterized protein LOC115715242, whose product MSSYIQNTHTHTHKQLMDSIIFFALLVTASLFSQSLARQARSSTTHYATRITVVGAVYCDTCSKNAFTKHSYFLPGVYVQIKCKFKVNSPKSASQVNFLANTTTDKYGVYKLDIPSVDGVSCLNGLSMVSMCQASLIGSSSQPCNVPVLRTSSDEISIKSEQDNLCIYSLNALSYRPSKRNNTLCGVRKKEEDLVYSSKCFLPWPPLPQFNFPPLPFPTLPWPWPFQDSPSLFSPPPSPSPPAFSLTDPTTWIPYFSPSPPDRHQNQNP is encoded by the exons ATGTCTTCTTATATTCAAAACACACATACTCACACACACAAACAACTCATGGATTCAATTATTTTCTTTGCTCTTCTTGTTACAGCATCATTGTTTTCACAATCACTAGCTAGACAAGCTCGATCATCAACTACACATTATGCCACTCGAATCACAGTTGTAGGAGCTGTTTATTGTGATACTTGCTCAAAAAATGCTTTCACTAAACACAGCTACTTCCTTCCAG GTGTTTATGTTCAAATAAAATGCAAGTTCAAAGTAAACTCACCTAAATCAGCATCACAAGTGAACTTCTTAGCTAACACAACCACAGATAAATATGGAGTATACAAATTGGACATACCATCAGTTGATGGGGTCAGCTGTTTGAATGGTTTGTCAATGGTGTCAATGTGCCAAGCAAGTCTCATTGGGAGCTCATCTCAGCCATGCAATGTGCCTGTTTTAAGAACCTCATCAGATGAGATATCAATCAAATCAGAACAAGATAATCTCTGTATATACAGCTTAAATGCTCTGAGTTATAGGCCATCTAAGAGGAACAATACCTTATGTGGAGttagaaagaaagaagaagacttAGTATACTCTTCCAAGTGTTTTCTCCCATGGCCACCTTTACCTCAATTCAACTTTCCCCCATTACCTTTTCCAACATTGCCATGGCCATGGCCATTCCAAGATTCCCCATCTCTGTTTTCGCCGCCACCTTCGCCTTCACCGCCTGCATTTAGTCTTACAGATCCCACAACTTGGATACCATATTTTTCTCCATCACCTCCAGATAGACATCAGAACCAAAACCCTTAG
- the LOC133036448 gene encoding uncharacterized protein LOC133036448, producing MKRIGAACIVFYIRILHEKLVKANRAQYFRFFHPILALDSCQAQNAMTMADRMEGTEAGQFWLLSVNTGDHWMLAIIDVLRETCYWLDSIGLPPPNKIKSLMAMTFDYYNASSNRQPKKSGITWKSIKCPQQISDFECGYYVMRYMREFCMNSRPINWLTTQWNGKKTYTKQEIDEIRLEWADQFLEEITEDGVL from the exons ATGAAACGGATTGGAGCTGCTTGCATAGTATTTTACATTAG GATCTTACATGAAAAGTTGGTGAAGGCAAATCGAGCACAATATTTTCGTTTCTTTCATCCAATTTTAGCTTTGGATTCATGTCAAGCACAAAATGCAATGACAATGGCAGATCGCATGGAAGGAACAGAAGCAGGACAATTTTGGTTGCTTTCTGTTAATACTGG AGACCATTGGATGCTAGCAATTATTGATGTATTGCGTGAAACATGTTATTGGCTTGACTCAATTGGATTACCCCcgcctaataaaattaaatctctAATGGCAAT GACTTTTGATTACTACAATGCTTCCAGTAATAGGCAGCCAAAAAAGTCTGGCATTACATGGAAATCTATAAAA TGTCCTCAACAAATATCGGATTTTGAGTGTGGATATTATGTAATGAGATACATGCGTGaattttgcatgaattctagACCTATCAATTGGCTAACCACTCaa TGGAATGGGAAAAAAACTTATACAAAAcaagaaattgatgaaattcgTTTGGAATGGGCTGACCAATTTTTAGAAGAAATTACAGAAGATGGAGTGCTTTAA